The genomic region TGCTCCGGCTTTCGGGCCAACACCGACAGATGCATGACATCCATTAGCGAATAGTTCTGCGCGTTCTGATTGATCAGCGTTAATTCACCGTTGGACCGGCGCTCACCACGCCAATGACCTTCATCGACGTTAAACACCAGTGTTTCCAGCTTCTCACCCTGGCGGCGACGCCATTGCACGGCAAGCAGCGGATACGGATAGTCGGCGGCAAAGCGCCAATCAGTCTGCTCATCCACCTCGACCAGTTGCGCTCGCGCGGTCAACTGGATGCGGGTGTTCTGCAACAGCTGCCAGCTGCCATCCGGGAAGCGATGCAGGCTTTCCTGCTGATGACCAACCGGCTGACCGTGGCGCCAGAGCGAATAATGAAAGCTTTGCCCCAGCCGTTCTTCAGGATGGTACGGACGTTGCCACCAAAGCAGCAAAATGACGCCGGCACCGAGCAGTGCCAGCGTCAGGCCAAGACGAATGCGGCCTATCAGGCTTTTTGGAATTCTGGCCAAAGTGTAGGAGTTTCCACCAGCTGCGCCAGACGTTCGGCGGCGGTGATCAACGACTTGATATAGTTCTGCTGCAATTCGGCGCTGCCGAGCTCCAGCCGGTTTGCGGCCAGTCCCTGTTCCAGACGTGCCGCTTTCAACTGCCAGTTCATGAACAGGTTGCGCATCGCATCGCGGGCATTGTTGGCCGCGCTGACGGCAATGTGGTCAACCGGAATATCCTGACCCGTTACGACCCATAATTCGGTGTTCTTGCCATCCAGCTTGCCATGGCAACGCCAGAGCGCGACCAGTGGCGGCAACACCCGGCTTTCGCTTTGCGTGACGCCAACTTGCTGGATACCCATATTGGCCAAATGGGTCAGGGCGCGGGCATATTCTTTCTGCACCCACTCACGGCTGCGGCGTTCGACTTCTTCCTGGCTCGGGGCCGCGTTTTGTTGCTGGCTCATGACATCAACCTGTGTTCAGTGAATAACGTAGCCCGACCCACTCAAGCGATTGGCTGCAGGCCGGTGCGATAGCGGGCGATCTTATCAACGTAAACCTGTGCCGACCACGATAACTTTTCCTTCTCCTCGTCGGTCAGCGCCCGGATGATTCGACCCGGAGATCCCAGTACCAGTACGCCGTCGGGAATTTCCCGTCCTTCGGGGATTAAGGAATTGGCGCCCACCAGCACATGCTTGCCGATTTTGGCCCGGTTCAGCACCACCGAATTCATGCCGATCAAGGAAAAGTCGCCGACCTGGCAGCCGTGCAGCATGACCTTGTGGCCGACCGTGACATTCTCACCGACAATCACCGGCACTCCCGGATCGGTGTGGACAATCGACCCGTCCTGGATATTGCTGCGGGCACCGATTTCAATTCGGTCGTTGTCGGCGCGCAGCACGGCGTTGAACCAGATGGACGCCTCCGGATGCACGATCACCGAACCAATCAGACTGGCATCGGGCGCGACAAACACCTGCTCGCTTCTCAGTTCCGGTGTGCGTGATTCAAAGCGGTAAAGCATCGGATGCTCCCTTCAAGTTTAGCGGGGGGTTCAAACCAATAATTGTCGGGCAATGGCCGCAGCGAGACGTTCCGCAGCCGGCACCGAAAACCGGAAAAACAGTTCCGGTTCAATCAGCTCCAGCTCCATCAGGTTCAACTGATTTCGCTCATTACGGACGACATCGACGCGGGCATAAAGCGGTATGTGCGAGCAGGCAGCAATGGCCTGCTCGGCAAAATGGCGCTCCTCGTCATTCGGCCAGTATGGCAGTACGCTGCCGCCGTGATCATCCTGGACCCGGAAATCACCGGCTTTAGGGATTTTGCGGATGGCATGGGTGCAAACGCCATCGATGACCATCAGCGACAATTCGCCCTCACTTTGCACCGCTGGCAGAAACGGCTGCACCATCATCGCTTCCTGTCGCAACGCCTCGCTGAAAATCCGCTGCGCTTGCCCATCAGCCAGTGAAAACCGATGCGTCAATCGCGCGGCGCCGGAAACGGTCGGCTTGAATACGCCTTCTCGCCAACCTTGCTGTTCGGCGATTTCAAACAACGATTGTGTTGAGCCCTGCTCGGCGATAACGGTCGGCACAATGGCAACGGCGCGCGCGGCCAAGTCGAGCAGATAATGCTTGTCGATATTCCAGCGCAAAATGGCCGCGTCGTTGATCAAGCGGGTTTGCTCGCTGATCTGGTCGAGCCAAGTCGAAAACTCGGCAAAGCGGTGAAAATAATCCCAGGGCGTGCGAATCAGTGCGCAGCGGGCCGAGCGCCAACTGAAATCCGGATCATCCCAGCCCACTCGTTGCACTGAAACGCCCAACCGTCTGAACGCGCGAACCAGGTAGGCCTCCTCCAATTGCAACTGACAAATATGAACATCGTCCTGATTGGCGGCCAGGTATTCGCGTTGCGTGACAATGGCGACGTCGAGCATGGAAGGCTCCGTACAGCGGTTTGCGGGTGATAAAGGGCGCAAAGCCTAGCAGAAATCGCGGCGTTTTCCTGCGCTGAAATCCTTGTACAAGCCGGATATCGGCCAAGGCAAGCCGGCCAGGCGCACTGTACAAGCGGCGCTCGCCTCGTTTCAGGTTCGCCCTGCCCTGACAGCAGTGATAAAATAACCGCCGAATTTCACCCCCCAACCGAATCGGGCGCTCCGTTCGCGAGCGTTGCACGTAACGAGGAAATCCATGGACGTATTAAAAACGCTGCGCCTTGAAGGCGTTCAATCCGGCACTTGCTTTGCCGTCAACGAATGGTCGAATGACACCAGCGCCGGCATCATCGAATCCATCAATCCGGCCACCGGCGAATTGCTCGGCAAGGTTTACGCGTCCAGCGAAGCCGACTACGAAAAAGTGTTGAGCAGCGCCCGCGCAGCGTTCCTCGAATGGCGCAAAGTGCCGGCGCCGAAGCGCGGCGAAATTGTCCGTCAAATGGGCGAAGAATTGCGTAAATACAAAGACGCACTCGGCTCATTGGTCACGATGGAAATGGGCAAGATCAAGCCGGAAGGTGATGGCGAAGTGCAGGAAATGATCGACATGGCCGACTTTGCCGTCGGTCAGTCGCGGATGCTGTACGGTTTGTCGATGCACTCCGAGCGTCCGGAGCACGCGATGCGTGAAAGCTGGCACCCGATTGGCCTGGTTGGCTGCATGAGCGCATTCAACTTTCCGGTCGCGGTCTGGAGCTGGAACGCGTTTCTGGCGGCCATCTGCGGCAACGTCACCATTTGGAAACCGTCGCCGAAAACCCCGCTGTGTGCGATTGCCGTGCAAAAAATCTGCAACGATGTCCTGGCTCGCAACAACTGCCCGCCGATATTCCAGTTGTTCATCGACAACGCCGAAAACAAACTGTCGCGCAAGTTCGTTGACGACAAACGGGTCGAGAAAATCAGCTTCACCGGTTCTTCCGAAGTCGGCCGCATGGTTGGCGCCAAAGTCGCTGAGCGTTTCGGCAAATGCCTGCTGGAGCTATCCGGCAACAACGCCATCATCGTCGATGAAACTGCTGATCTGAAAATCGCCGTGCCATCGATCGTGTTCGGCGCCGTCGGTACCGCTGGTCAACGCTGCACCACGACTCGCCGCCTGATCGTGCACAAATCACGCGAGAAAGAAGTCACCGATGCCATCGTCAATGCCTACAAGCAAGTGCGCATCGGCAATCCGATCGACAGCAGCACCTTGATGGGCCCGCTGATCGACGAAGTCGCGGTACAAAGCTACGAGAAAGCCATTGCCCTGGCGAAAAGCGAAGGCGCCGAAGTGTTGTACGGCGGCAAGCGCATCGAAGGCAAAGGTCATTTCGTCGAGCCGACCATCATCCGTGCCAAGAACGAGATGAAAGCGGTGCAAAGCGAAACCTTTGCGGCGATTCTCTACGTCATGACCTACGACACGCTGGACGAAGCGATTGCGATGAACAATCACTCGCGCTTTGGTCTGTCGTCGTCGATTTTCACCAATAACCTGAAAGCCGCTGAGTACTATTTGTCGGCCGTGGGCTCAGATTGCGGTATCGCCAACGTCAACATCGGCACCAGCGGTGCGGAAATCGGCGGCGCGTTTGGTGGCGAGAAAGAAACTGGTGGCGGCCGCGAAGCCGGCTCCGATGCCTGGAAATCCTATATGCGCCGTCAGACCAACACCATTTTCTATGGTGACAAAGCGACGCTGGCGCAAGGCATCAAGTTCAATATCTAAGTTCTACTTTGGTGCAATAAGGGCCGATCTTTCGGCCCTTATTTTTTGCTAGTATTGAAGGAATCCCGGAGCGCATTTCGGGAGCCCATTCGGCCAAAGGCGGAAACCGATGATGTTGCATCGATGCTGTTTGGTGCTGCTCGCCTCAGTTGCACTGACGGTGGTGGCCGCGCCTGCCGAAAATGCCACGGCCCCGAAAGCTCTGCAGCCGGTTGCCACCGAGCAACTGACCATCTATTTCAATCACCGCCCACCCTATTATCACCGCAATGCCAGAGGCGAATGGATTGGCGTTCGCTACAATCAATTGAAAGCCATTCTGGAGCTGGCCGGATTGCAGTACCGCTGGCAAGAGTTGTCGGTCAATCGCATCCTGCACCAGTTGACGCTGAGCGATGGCAATCATTGTTCCGGTGGCTGGTTCAAAACACCGGAACGCGAAGCGTTCGCACAGTTCTCGCTACCGTTCGGTCCAAACGAACCGGCAACGGCTATCGTTCGTCAGGAATTTTTCAACGGCAATTCGGCCATGCTGTCGCAACTGTTGATTTCACCGGATACCCGGGTGCTGACCAAGCAAGGCCAGTATTACGGAGACTATCTCGAAGAGGCGATGAAGCTATACAACGTGCAACGCATTGAAGTGACTGACGAACAGCAGGCGATTGTTCATCAAATTGCGTTGAAGCGTGGCGACCTGATGTTCCTGAACCGCGCCGAAGCCCATTACCTGCTGGAGCAAAATCCCTTGCTGAATGAACGGCTGAATGCCGTAGACTTGCAGGACAAAGCGCCGATCCCCGATTTGCATTTCATGTGCAATAAAGCGATGCCGAAAGCCTTGATGGATAAATTGAACGACGGCATTCAGCGTTTTCGCGAAGGACAACCAAATCTGGCGATGCCGGTCAACTGATATCTGCCAATCATGATTGCGCATTCAGGTAATGCGCGCGCACAACATCGTTGAACACTTCCACCAGGTCGGGATCAAACTGCACACCAACATTGGTGTTGATTTCCCTTACCGCGCCGAACAGGCTTTTCTTGTAGGTGCGATCCGAGCGTTCGCTCGTGACGGCAAAAAAAGTGTCGGCAATGGCGATCATTTTGGCGCCGAGATGAATCTGTTCGCCATTCAAGCGATAAGGATAACCGCTGCCATCGACCCGTTCGTGGTGTTGCAGCACCATTAACGCCGCTTCATCCCAGCCACCGAGCCGCTGCAGAAAACGCGAACCGAAAAACACATGTTGCTGCATTTGCCGCTGTTCGTCTTTCTCCAGTGTCGCTTCTTTCTGCACAATCGCCGGCGCGATAAAACTCATACCGAAGTCATGCATGTAAACAGCCGCTTCCAACTGTCGCGGCTCGGCGTAAAAACCAGTGGCTTCATTCAAGTAGTGGCACAGCTGCAGGATCTGTTGCGAACGACCGCGTCGGAAACTGGTTAAATTATCAAGCGCCAGCGCGTAGTCCTTCATCAACTGGATATCGCTCGGCAGCTCACCCAAGCCGGGCTTTTCGACCAGCGCACTTTCGCCCTGCAACTGATTGGTAATCGCGCTGAAATCGACCACCTGCCCGGCCTGAATCTTTTGGTTAGCCGCCTGCAGCAGTTGCACCATCTGGTCGCGTGGCGTGCCGTCGATGCTGCCGCGTTCGGCTGCTTCACGAATCATGGTCCGCGCCCGCTCCAACACCAGCAACACAAAGTCAGCCAGCTCGGCGGAAAAGTTCAGCCGCTGCTGACGGCACAGATCGAGAATTTCCTCCAGTTCGTGAATCACCGGCACGACGGCATCGAGAAACACCATCCGGCAGTTGCCCTTGACCGAATGCACGCTGCGGAACAGCTGGTTCAGTGTGCCGCGCTCATCCGGCTCATTGCGCAAACGATTCAAGCAAGCGTCGATATCCTCCTGGGCATCATCGACCGAGGCCAAAAAATCGGCCAGCAAGCCGGTGTCCAGTTCAACAAATGCCTTGCAGGAAATCTCGTGACGCATACGGCTCCGCCAAACGATTCAGGAATGGTTCTATTATTGAGCCTAGGCGACAAGGCGGGTTTCGGCAATTTAAGTTGGAAGCCATCTCAAAAATGGTCTGGGCGAAGGTGAGGTGCGCGAATAGGAGCGCAAAAATTCACTGGGAGCGAATTTTCGTGCTAACCCCGCCAGGGGCGAGGCGCAAGGATGCGCCGAACAAAAACCGGAGTTTATGCGTAGTAAATGAGGATTTTGAGCACCGCATTCGCGCAGATCGCCGAGCTCCAGGCATTTTTGAGAGGGCTTCTCGTTATCGACCTTTCCATTTCACCGAGTACAGATCATGACGGCGATCTTTCAGGTTTTGCACGGTGCCATTGGCGCGCGCCATTTGTAAGGCCGCCAAACTCAAATCGGCGAACAGCACCGTTTCGGTGTTGGCATTGGAGTCGGCAGCGATCCCTTCCCGGGAAAACGGGAAATCGCAAGGGGTCAGGATGCAGCTTTGCGCATACTGGATATGCATGTTCTTGACCCGCGGCAGGTTGCCGACATTACCGGACATCACCACGTAAATCTGGTTCTCGACGGTACGCGCCTGGCAGCAGTAACGCACCCGCAAATAACCGGCGCGTTCATCGGTGCAAAACGGCACAAACAAGATCATTGCGCCTTGATCGACCAAGTGCCGAGTCAACTCTGGAAACTCCGAGTCATAGCAAATCAGTACGCCTATCGGACCACAATCGGTTTCGATTGGCCGCAAGAGATCATCGCCCTCCACCGTCCACCAGAATTCCTCGTTCGGCGTCGGGTGGATTTTGCCTTGCTCATGCACTTGGCCATCGCGCAAAAATACATAGGCGATGTTCAGAATTTTGCCGTCAGCACGCCGGGTTGGATGTGAACCGCCGATGATGTTGATGTTGTAACGCAGCGCCAATTCACGCATGCCTCGAACAAAGTCTGGTGTCAGTCTGGTCAGTTCTTCAATCGATTCCGATGGACTTAAGCTCTGCGGCTGCATTGACAGCAGTTGCAGCGTGAACAACTCCGGGAATGTGACAAAATCCGCTTTGTAACCGGCGCAGACATCGACAAAGTATTCGACGATATCCATGAACTCCTGAAAGCTGTCGACCTTACGCTGCATGTACTGCACGGTGGCAACGCGCACGGTGTCCGGCAAACGTCCGCGTTCGCCAGCCCATTTCGCTTTCGCACTGCCGTCCGGCGCCATCAACGGATTGCGCCAGACCAAATGCGTACCCCAGCCCATCGAACCGACATCGTCTTTGATGTAACCGGGCATCAAACCAATCACTTCAAAACCATTGCGCAGCTGAAAATTCAGCACGTGATCGCGTATCTGTCCGGCTTTGACCAGCTCGACATAGTGTTCTGCGGTGCGCACCTGATCGATTTTTTTTCGCAAGCCCGGAATGCGACCACCGAAAACAATGCCAATCAACTCCAGCTTTTCGACCAGTTGTTTGCGCTGGTTGTAAAAGCGCTGACCGATTTTGTAACCGCGAAAGGCCGGATCGACGCAAACATCCATGCCGTACAACCAATCACCGTTTTCATCATGCGTCGAGGCATAACCATCACCGGTAATCGACTCCCAAGTGTGCGCTTTCAACGCCCGTTTGCCGGAGATGCGAAAACTGGCGCTGTAACCGACGATTTGCTCGTCAACGACAGCCACCCACTGCCCTTCCGGAAACCTGCGGATATGGGTGCGAATCATCTCCGCTGAATAATTCGGCATGCTGTCGTCGTAGACCCGATGGGTCAACGCGCTGATTGCCTCAGCCTCCTCTTTGCGGGCATTGCGGATAATCAATCGCTGTTTTTCCAGAATGGTTTTGCGCTTGGCCACGGTTTCTCCTTGCTCGTTTGGCTTACGGTTCGGGCCGAACCGGTCAAAAAACCTCCTAAAGCATAGTCAATCCGTGCCAGCCAAATGCTAACGCGCTGATTTTATTGACATTTATCCACCTCATACTCTCCCTGAAAAATCCCGTTGGGCAATCGGGCGAGCTGCGCTAGACTATGCTGCACACCTTTTGTTAACCATCACCCGTTTACGGCAGCCGCGATGCGCAAAATCATTCATGTCGATATGGATGCGTTCTACGCCTCGGTCGAGCAGCGTGATGACCCGTCGCTGCGCGGCAAGCCTGTGGTCGTGGCCTGGAAAGGCTTGCGTTCAGTGGTCTGTGCCGCTTCCTACGAAGCACGGCAATTTGGTGTGCGCTCGGCGATGCCGGCGGTCACGGCAGAAAGGCTCTGCCCCGAGGCGGTTTTTGTGCCGCCGGATTTCGGCCGCTACAAGGCGGTGTCGCGTCAGGTACGCGAGATTTTTCATCGCTATACCGACCTGGTTGAACCGCTGTCGCTCGACGAAGCCTATCTCGATGTGACCGATGGCAAATCCTCGTTGCCGACGGCGACTGAAACGGCGCTGGCGATCAAGCGCGATATCAAAGCCGAAACCGAGCTGACCGCTTCCGCTGGCGTCGCACCGAATAAATTCCTGGCGAAGATAGCGTCCGACTGGAAAAAACCTGATGGCCTGTTCGTGATCAAACCGCATCAGATCCAGCGCTTTTTGAATTTGCTGCCGGTCGGCAAAATTCCTGGCGTCGGCAAGGTCACTGAGGAAAAACTGCGGCGCTTGTCGATTCGCACCGTTGGCGAATTGCGGCTCTGGGAGCGGGCACAACTGGAACACCATTTTGGCGGCTACGGCGCCCGCCTCTATCAGCTGGCGCGCGGCATCGACGAAAATCCGGTGCAGGCCAGCCGGGAAACGCAAAGCGTTTCCTCGGAAGACACCTTCCCTGATGATCTGCCACTGGAAGCGCTGCCGCCACTGTTGACCGAAGGCGCCAAGCGTTGCTGGCGGGCCGCACAGAAAGTGGGCAAGCCGGCGCGCACTGCCTTCATCAAACTGAAAACCTCCACGTTCCAAACGCTGACCCGCAGCCACACGCCGCCGCAACCGATTGATTCACAAGAAGCGCTGATCGCCACGGCCTTGCAATTGCTGCAACATATTCAATTACCGGCCGACACCCGCTACCGTCTGGCAGGTGTCGGTTTGAGTCACTTTCTCGAACAGCTCGACGACGATCAGGATGATCTGTTTCAGCGGCCCTCGGCAATCGGCTGATACGCGGTGTTTTGATCGAACACCAGCTTCCATTGCTGACCTTCTTTAGCAAATACCAGCGTCAGATAATGATCGAGGTGGTAAGGCTTGCCATCGCGTTCCGGCTCATCGTAATCGACATCGAGTAACACAACGCCCAGATCCGCACCGACGTTCCGGTACAACTCCTTGGCCTGAAAATGCCAGGACTTGTCGGCAAACCACGGCTCCAGCATTTCACGATAGCTTTCGGCACTCATCGACCGCTTGCCATTCGGCAGAATAAACGGCAGCGTTTCCTTCGATAACGTTTGTTCGAATGCCGGCCAGTCCTTGTCGGCTATCGCTTGCAAATGCTTGTTCAAGCTGCAATCAAAGTCGCAGTTTGCCGCCAGCGTTCCGCTCAGTAGCACACCAGCGGCCATCACCAAGCTTTTCATTTTCTCGTTTCCTTTCGCACCAAAAACAGACGCCCCAGCCTAGCGACGACACCAAAACGGTGCAATCGAACGGCGATATTCACGGATTCTTTCGCGATCCGCGTGTTGGCACGGCCACTGCATTAGCGATGTTTGTCCTGGCGGAATGCATGCATTGCGCTTGGGCCAAGACAGGCTTGTGGAGGGTCCAATGAAATTTATTACCGCCATCATCAAACCGTTCAAACTCGAAGATGTACGCGACGCACTGAGCGAAGTCGGCATTTCCGGCGTGACGGTATCGGAAGTCAAAGGTTTCGGTCGCCAGAAAGGCCATACCGAACTGTATCGCGGCGCCGAATACGAAGTGGATTACGTGCCGAAAGTAAAACTCGAAATCGCGCTGCCAGACGATTTGCTGGAGCAAACCGTCGAAGCCATTCAGCGCTCAGCCAATACCGGCAAAATCGGCGACGGCAAAATTTTTGTTTTTGATCTGGAGCAGGTCATTCGGATTCGTACCGGCGAGACCAACGAAGAAGCACTCTGATGATCGTGGGGAAACCATCAATGAAAACAACTTGGTTAAAACTTTTGCCGCTACTGGCATTGAGTGGCATCGCGCACGCCGAAGACGTGCCG from Permianibacter aggregans harbors:
- a CDS encoding DUF4826 family protein — encoded protein: MSQQQNAAPSQEEVERRSREWVQKEYARALTHLANMGIQQVGVTQSESRVLPPLVALWRCHGKLDGKNTELWVVTGQDIPVDHIAVSAANNARDAMRNLFMNWQLKAARLEQGLAANRLELGSAELQQNYIKSLITAAERLAQLVETPTLWPEFQKA
- a CDS encoding gamma carbonic anhydrase family protein produces the protein MLYRFESRTPELRSEQVFVAPDASLIGSVIVHPEASIWFNAVLRADNDRIEIGARSNIQDGSIVHTDPGVPVIVGENVTVGHKVMLHGCQVGDFSLIGMNSVVLNRAKIGKHVLVGANSLIPEGREIPDGVLVLGSPGRIIRALTDEEKEKLSWSAQVYVDKIARYRTGLQPIA
- a CDS encoding ATP-grasp domain-containing protein, whose amino-acid sequence is MLDVAIVTQREYLAANQDDVHICQLQLEEAYLVRAFRRLGVSVQRVGWDDPDFSWRSARCALIRTPWDYFHRFAEFSTWLDQISEQTRLINDAAILRWNIDKHYLLDLAARAVAIVPTVIAEQGSTQSLFEIAEQQGWREGVFKPTVSGAARLTHRFSLADGQAQRIFSEALRQEAMMVQPFLPAVQSEGELSLMVIDGVCTHAIRKIPKAGDFRVQDDHGGSVLPYWPNDEERHFAEQAIAACSHIPLYARVDVVRNERNQLNLMELELIEPELFFRFSVPAAERLAAAIARQLLV
- the amaB gene encoding L-piperidine-6-carboxylate dehydrogenase, which gives rise to MDVLKTLRLEGVQSGTCFAVNEWSNDTSAGIIESINPATGELLGKVYASSEADYEKVLSSARAAFLEWRKVPAPKRGEIVRQMGEELRKYKDALGSLVTMEMGKIKPEGDGEVQEMIDMADFAVGQSRMLYGLSMHSERPEHAMRESWHPIGLVGCMSAFNFPVAVWSWNAFLAAICGNVTIWKPSPKTPLCAIAVQKICNDVLARNNCPPIFQLFIDNAENKLSRKFVDDKRVEKISFTGSSEVGRMVGAKVAERFGKCLLELSGNNAIIVDETADLKIAVPSIVFGAVGTAGQRCTTTRRLIVHKSREKEVTDAIVNAYKQVRIGNPIDSSTLMGPLIDEVAVQSYEKAIALAKSEGAEVLYGGKRIEGKGHFVEPTIIRAKNEMKAVQSETFAAILYVMTYDTLDEAIAMNNHSRFGLSSSIFTNNLKAAEYYLSAVGSDCGIANVNIGTSGAEIGGAFGGEKETGGGREAGSDAWKSYMRRQTNTIFYGDKATLAQGIKFNI
- a CDS encoding substrate-binding periplasmic protein codes for the protein MMLHRCCLVLLASVALTVVAAPAENATAPKALQPVATEQLTIYFNHRPPYYHRNARGEWIGVRYNQLKAILELAGLQYRWQELSVNRILHQLTLSDGNHCSGGWFKTPEREAFAQFSLPFGPNEPATAIVRQEFFNGNSAMLSQLLISPDTRVLTKQGQYYGDYLEEAMKLYNVQRIEVTDEQQAIVHQIALKRGDLMFLNRAEAHYLLEQNPLLNERLNAVDLQDKAPIPDLHFMCNKAMPKALMDKLNDGIQRFREGQPNLAMPVN
- a CDS encoding HD-GYP domain-containing protein; translation: MRHEISCKAFVELDTGLLADFLASVDDAQEDIDACLNRLRNEPDERGTLNQLFRSVHSVKGNCRMVFLDAVVPVIHELEEILDLCRQQRLNFSAELADFVLLVLERARTMIREAAERGSIDGTPRDQMVQLLQAANQKIQAGQVVDFSAITNQLQGESALVEKPGLGELPSDIQLMKDYALALDNLTSFRRGRSQQILQLCHYLNEATGFYAEPRQLEAAVYMHDFGMSFIAPAIVQKEATLEKDEQRQMQQHVFFGSRFLQRLGGWDEAALMVLQHHERVDGSGYPYRLNGEQIHLGAKMIAIADTFFAVTSERSDRTYKKSLFGAVREINTNVGVQFDPDLVEVFNDVVRAHYLNAQS
- a CDS encoding carbon-nitrogen hydrolase family protein, encoding MAKRKTILEKQRLIIRNARKEEAEAISALTHRVYDDSMPNYSAEMIRTHIRRFPEGQWVAVVDEQIVGYSASFRISGKRALKAHTWESITGDGYASTHDENGDWLYGMDVCVDPAFRGYKIGQRFYNQRKQLVEKLELIGIVFGGRIPGLRKKIDQVRTAEHYVELVKAGQIRDHVLNFQLRNGFEVIGLMPGYIKDDVGSMGWGTHLVWRNPLMAPDGSAKAKWAGERGRLPDTVRVATVQYMQRKVDSFQEFMDIVEYFVDVCAGYKADFVTFPELFTLQLLSMQPQSLSPSESIEELTRLTPDFVRGMRELALRYNINIIGGSHPTRRADGKILNIAYVFLRDGQVHEQGKIHPTPNEEFWWTVEGDDLLRPIETDCGPIGVLICYDSEFPELTRHLVDQGAMILFVPFCTDERAGYLRVRYCCQARTVENQIYVVMSGNVGNLPRVKNMHIQYAQSCILTPCDFPFSREGIAADSNANTETVLFADLSLAALQMARANGTVQNLKDRRHDLYSVKWKGR
- the dinB gene encoding DNA polymerase IV, whose product is MRKIIHVDMDAFYASVEQRDDPSLRGKPVVVAWKGLRSVVCAASYEARQFGVRSAMPAVTAERLCPEAVFVPPDFGRYKAVSRQVREIFHRYTDLVEPLSLDEAYLDVTDGKSSLPTATETALAIKRDIKAETELTASAGVAPNKFLAKIASDWKKPDGLFVIKPHQIQRFLNLLPVGKIPGVGKVTEEKLRRLSIRTVGELRLWERAQLEHHFGGYGARLYQLARGIDENPVQASRETQSVSSEDTFPDDLPLEALPPLLTEGAKRCWRAAQKVGKPARTAFIKLKTSTFQTLTRSHTPPQPIDSQEALIATALQLLQHIQLPADTRYRLAGVGLSHFLEQLDDDQDDLFQRPSAIG
- a CDS encoding YybH family protein, whose translation is MKSLVMAAGVLLSGTLAANCDFDCSLNKHLQAIADKDWPAFEQTLSKETLPFILPNGKRSMSAESYREMLEPWFADKSWHFQAKELYRNVGADLGVVLLDVDYDEPERDGKPYHLDHYLTLVFAKEGQQWKLVFDQNTAYQPIAEGR
- the glnK gene encoding P-II family nitrogen regulator yields the protein MKFITAIIKPFKLEDVRDALSEVGISGVTVSEVKGFGRQKGHTELYRGAEYEVDYVPKVKLEIALPDDLLEQTVEAIQRSANTGKIGDGKIFVFDLEQVIRIRTGETNEEAL